One window from the genome of Rubinisphaera margarita encodes:
- a CDS encoding class I SAM-dependent DNA methyltransferase has translation MTDAREFISRWKDSGGAEMANSQTFLNELCELLGVEKPSIGTADHTSDHYVFEKPVEFRDDGLTTSQGRIDLYYKGRFILESKQGVHKKALEKSDALAKKTKEKKLRKGMATRGTPDWQKAMRKAFNQAKRYAEAIPDEWPPFLIVVDVGYCIDLYADFTQSGKNYIAFPNPASFRIQLQDLEKDDVQDLLRAIWTDPLQLDPSRKSAKVTRDLAAKLAKLARLLEGKDTPEHVAQFLMRCLFTMFAEDVGLLPDHAFTDLLISLRDEVENFVPMIETLWQTMDAGGFSPILRRKIKQFNGTLFKDCSAIPLTPDQLELLIEAAEAQWNEVEPAIFGTLLERALDPVERHKLGAHYTPRAYVERLVMPTIIEPLRAEWETAYATAAQLDDTGKTKEAVKVLRDFHQHLCNVRVLDPACGSGNFLYVSLELMKRLEGEVLNAMKEFDPQYGGMEIATVDPHQFLGIEINPRAAAITDLVLWIGYLQWHFRTRGDQDIKEPIIRKFDNIENRDAVLDWDAIEPVVDENGEPVTRWDGRTMKTSPVTGEEIPDETARVQDLRYINPRKAEWPKADYIVGNPPFVGNFVMRLTLGDGYTDALRSTYELVPSSSDYVMYWWEKAAKAVSSEDSERFGLITTNSISQSQNRKVVERYLQDSQRLSLGFAIPDHPWVDGADGADVRIAMTVGVQGAATGVLRHFDRSGSSILRESEGQIHPDLKMGAAVATSKPLRGNARISNTGVKLHGAGFIVSRDKASQLGLDHNPSMASVVVPYRNGRDLTQSSRDVLVIDLHGMSEQEVREQFPSIYQHVYDHVKPERDNNRMEYRKRNWWLFGATNVQMREMLSGLPRFISTAETAKHRFFVFLSGDIRPDNALINIGLDDAYFLGVLSSRIHVAWALATGGRLGVGNDPRYNKTRCFETFPFPTPTEDLKQRIRELGEQLDAHRKRQQELHPKLTMTGMYNVLEKLRAGEPLSDKEKTIHEQGLVSVLKQIHDDLDAAVFEAYGWSPELTDEEILEKLVALNHERAAEEEQGLIRWLRPEFQNPQGQQATQKKLGIKEDAPEPAAAKPAKVKKATWPKSLPERIGAIRTALHSQSSACTAAELAKGFSRVKADTVEELLDTLVEVGQARQTDDGRYVA, from the coding sequence ATGACCGACGCCAGGGAATTCATCAGCCGCTGGAAAGACTCCGGCGGGGCCGAGATGGCCAACTCGCAAACCTTCCTCAATGAACTCTGTGAGCTGCTTGGCGTCGAGAAGCCGTCAATCGGCACCGCTGACCACACGAGCGATCATTACGTATTCGAGAAGCCAGTCGAATTCAGAGACGATGGTCTGACGACCAGCCAAGGGCGGATCGATCTCTACTACAAGGGACGATTCATCCTTGAGTCCAAACAAGGTGTTCACAAGAAGGCACTCGAAAAGTCTGACGCACTGGCGAAGAAGACGAAGGAAAAGAAACTCCGCAAAGGGATGGCAACTCGGGGGACTCCCGACTGGCAGAAGGCGATGCGGAAAGCCTTCAACCAGGCCAAACGCTATGCCGAAGCCATTCCCGATGAGTGGCCCCCCTTCCTCATCGTGGTCGATGTCGGCTACTGCATCGACCTGTATGCCGACTTCACGCAGTCCGGCAAGAACTACATCGCGTTCCCCAATCCGGCCAGCTTTCGCATTCAGCTGCAGGATCTCGAAAAGGACGACGTCCAGGACCTGCTGCGGGCCATCTGGACCGATCCGCTCCAGCTCGATCCCTCCCGCAAGTCGGCCAAAGTCACCCGCGATCTGGCCGCGAAGCTCGCGAAACTCGCCCGGCTGCTCGAAGGCAAAGACACGCCCGAGCATGTCGCACAGTTCCTGATGCGGTGTCTGTTCACGATGTTCGCCGAGGATGTCGGCCTGCTGCCCGATCATGCCTTTACCGATCTGCTCATCAGCCTCCGCGACGAAGTCGAGAACTTCGTGCCGATGATCGAAACCCTCTGGCAGACCATGGACGCCGGGGGCTTCTCGCCGATCCTCCGCAGGAAGATCAAACAGTTCAACGGCACCCTGTTCAAAGACTGCTCCGCCATCCCGCTGACGCCGGATCAACTCGAATTGCTCATCGAAGCGGCTGAGGCCCAATGGAACGAAGTCGAGCCCGCCATCTTCGGCACCCTGCTCGAACGCGCTCTCGATCCCGTCGAACGGCACAAGCTGGGAGCCCATTACACGCCGCGTGCCTATGTCGAGCGGCTCGTCATGCCGACGATCATCGAACCGCTGCGGGCCGAATGGGAAACCGCCTACGCCACCGCCGCCCAGCTCGATGACACCGGAAAGACCAAAGAAGCGGTCAAGGTGCTCCGCGATTTCCATCAGCACCTGTGCAACGTCCGCGTGCTCGATCCGGCCTGCGGTTCCGGAAACTTTCTGTACGTGTCGCTGGAGTTGATGAAGCGGCTCGAAGGGGAAGTCCTCAACGCGATGAAGGAGTTCGACCCGCAATACGGCGGGATGGAGATCGCCACCGTCGATCCGCACCAGTTCCTCGGCATCGAAATCAATCCCCGGGCAGCGGCCATTACCGATCTGGTCCTCTGGATCGGCTATCTGCAATGGCACTTCCGCACCCGGGGCGATCAGGACATCAAAGAGCCGATCATCCGCAAGTTCGACAACATCGAAAACCGCGACGCCGTCCTCGACTGGGACGCCATCGAACCGGTCGTCGACGAAAACGGCGAACCGGTCACCCGCTGGGACGGCCGGACGATGAAAACCTCCCCGGTCACGGGAGAAGAGATCCCCGACGAAACCGCCCGCGTCCAGGATCTACGGTACATCAACCCGAGAAAAGCGGAATGGCCGAAAGCGGATTATATTGTGGGGAACCCGCCGTTCGTGGGAAATTTCGTGATGCGTCTCACCTTAGGAGACGGTTATACAGACGCGCTTCGTTCAACATACGAGTTAGTACCCAGTTCTTCGGACTACGTGATGTACTGGTGGGAGAAAGCAGCAAAGGCTGTCTCTTCTGAGGACAGCGAACGGTTCGGATTGATTACTACCAACAGCATCAGCCAATCCCAAAACAGGAAGGTTGTCGAACGCTACCTGCAAGACTCTCAAAGATTATCGCTTGGCTTTGCGATCCCAGACCATCCGTGGGTCGACGGCGCTGATGGAGCCGACGTGCGGATCGCAATGACAGTCGGAGTTCAAGGTGCGGCGACCGGCGTACTACGGCATTTTGACCGAAGCGGATCATCCATCCTGCGTGAGAGTGAAGGTCAAATCCATCCAGACCTAAAAATGGGCGCTGCTGTTGCCACATCCAAGCCCTTACGAGGAAATGCCCGAATAAGCAACACAGGAGTTAAGCTTCACGGAGCGGGATTCATCGTAAGCAGAGACAAGGCGAGTCAGCTTGGACTCGATCATAATCCCTCAATGGCTTCCGTCGTTGTTCCGTACAGAAATGGAAGAGATCTTACGCAGTCGAGCAGAGATGTTCTTGTCATAGATCTTCATGGAATGAGCGAACAGGAAGTCCGCGAACAGTTTCCATCGATCTATCAGCACGTTTATGACCACGTAAAGCCTGAACGCGACAATAATCGCATGGAGTATCGTAAGCGAAATTGGTGGCTTTTCGGGGCCACGAATGTGCAGATGCGAGAGATGCTTTCGGGCCTGCCTCGGTTCATCAGCACGGCGGAGACTGCCAAACACCGTTTCTTTGTTTTCCTTTCTGGCGACATTAGACCGGATAACGCGCTAATCAATATTGGCCTTGATGACGCCTATTTCCTGGGGGTGCTTTCAAGCCGTATTCATGTAGCCTGGGCTCTCGCGACAGGTGGGCGCCTTGGCGTCGGAAACGATCCAAGGTACAACAAGACTCGTTGCTTCGAGACATTCCCCTTCCCCACCCCCACCGAAGACCTCAAGCAGCGCATCCGCGAACTCGGCGAACAGCTTGATGCTCATCGGAAGCGGCAGCAGGAATTGCATCCGAAGTTGACGATGACCGGGATGTACAACGTGCTCGAAAAGCTCCGGGCCGGGGAGCCGCTTTCCGACAAGGAGAAGACGATTCACGAGCAGGGGCTGGTCTCGGTCCTGAAGCAGATTCACGACGATCTCGATGCCGCCGTCTTCGAGGCGTACGGCTGGTCACCGGAGTTGACCGACGAGGAGATTCTCGAAAAGCTCGTCGCCCTCAACCACGAACGAGCCGCCGAGGAAGAACAGGGCCTCATTCGCTGGCTCCGCCCCGAGTTCCAGAACCCGCAGGGGCAGCAGGCGACGCAGAAGAAACTCGGCATCAAAGAGGACGCCCCAGAGCCAGCCGCCGCGAAACCGGCCAAAGTCAAGAAAGCAACCTGGCCGAAATCCCTCCCCGAACGCATCGGCGCCATCCGCACGGCTCTGCATTCCCAGTCGTCGGCCTGCACGGCCGCCGAACTGGCCAAAGGCTTCAGCCGCGTAAAAGCCGACACCGTCGAAGAACTCCTCGACACCCTCGTCGAAGTCGGCCAGGCCCGCCAAACCGACGACGGCCGGTATGTGGCGTAA